From the Thermococcus sp. genome, the window TTGTTGATATCTTCTTTACTATCTTGTAGTGCCCAGGTGAAAGTCTGAGCTTGGCCAAATCTATCTTCTGGCTCCAGCTTTTTCCTGGTTCGAGCTGAACGACAGACTGTATGAACATAAGATCGACTTTTACCTTGGTCCATTGGCCATTATCTTCCCTATAAAGTTCAAAGGAGTAACCGAGGGTTACTGTTTCATTTCCATTGTTTGTTATGGTTAGTATCATAGTATCTGTCGGACTATACTGCTCTTTGTCAAGGGATAATTTAATTGGGATTTCTTCGGGAGGAGACGCTTTTGCAGGGCCGTTGAAAAACATTAAATAACCCGCTATCAGGCCGGCTATTATTAAAACCACGAAGATAATCCTCTTCACATTCCCTCACCTTGAGAATAGAATGGCCAAAGGGATAATTAACGATTTCGTTCACTTCAATATGATTTGAAGGCGTTGATTTAATGTTATGATTTTAGCGAATCTGATTTTAGCAATCTTATTTGAATCGCGCACCACGGTGCCTGGCGGGGGTGCGCGGTGAATGAAGGCCAGGCACCGCTGAAAACGGCTTGAAAAGAATCCTTATAACCTTTTCTTCAATAAAATCCGAGCAAAAAGATAATGCATTGAAAACAACTCAAGAGGAAATTGAAAATGGTGGAGAGAAGCCAATCATTCTTTGAGAGGCAATCCGTGGTCAAAGGAGTAGTACACCTTCTGGAACTCGGCACGGAAGCCGTAGACGTCGCGCCTGACTTTCTTTGGATCTTCCTTGTCAATAAGAACCCGCTTCATAAAGTGGGCAATCTCCTTCATGTCATCTTCAAACATTCCAACGCGGGTCATCTCTTGGACGCCTATCCTGAGACCGCTCGGCTCGTTGACCTTCTCAAGCGGGTCCCATGGCAGGAGGTTCTTGTTGAGGATTATGCCTGCCTCCTCCAAGAGAGGAGCCGCCCAGCCTCCAGCAGAGGGATGGAGGTCCGAGACGTCAACTATTACCTGGTGGCTCTCGGTGTAGCCCTTGTCCTCACCTATGACCTTAAAGCCCTCCTCCGCCAGAGCCTCGGCGAGGGCCTTCGCATTCTTGATTATCTGTCTTGCATACTTCTCACCGTATTCGAGCATCTCGGCCGCGGTGAGAGTCTTTCCTGCCATGTGGTGGAGGTGGTGGTTGCTCAAAACGCCAGGGAAGATGGCCCACTGGAGCTTGGCTATCTCTTCGGTCTCGCCGAAGCGCTTGTAAATTATGACACCGCCCTGTGGTCCCGGGAAGGTCTTATGGGTTGAGGCGGTGATTATGTCCGCCCCCTCGCGGAGCGGGTCCTGGAACTGCTTGCCCGCTATAAGCCCAAGGACGTGGGCACCGTCGTACATGACGTATGCTCCAACCTCCTTAGCGACGGGCGCGAGCTCTTTAACCGGGTGCGGGAACGGGAAGAGCGAACCACCGAAGACGACTATCTTGGGCTCGAGCTCGCGGATGAGCTTCTCGGCCTTGTCAACGTCGATGTTGAATTCCTCGTTATCAAAGGGCCAGGTGTGAACTTCCAAACCTCTCATTCCCGCCGCACCGAAGGGCATGTGGCTTATATGACCACCGTGGCTGGTGTGAAGGACTATTGCCTTGTCCCCGGGCTGGGTTAGGCCGAAGAAGACCGCCTGGTTGGCGTTGGTTCCGGAAATCGGCCTGAGGTCAGCGAAATCACTCTGGAAGAGCTTGGTGAAGAGCTCAACGCCTATGAGCTCAACCTCATCAACGTACTTACAGCCCTGGTAATAGCGTTGCTTCGGCCAGCCTTCGGCGTACTTGTGCATAAAACCGCTAGCTACAGCCCTGGTGACGGTCGGAGAAGTAACGTTTTCGCTTGCTATGAGGTTTATTGTGTGGGCCCTCCAGTGCTCGTGGTCCTCAATAAAGTTCAGAACCTTGTCGCGGTATTCACGGTAGCTCATCGTGGACACCTCGGTTGTGCTTTAAACGATGGGGATATAAACCTTACCACACCTGTGCACACGTGCAGAGTTGTGCATTACCGTATCCGATGGGTTCTTAAATCCGAAACCGAGAGGTGCTTCCATGATTGCCGGCAGGGTCGAAGGACTCAGTGATGACGGGTTGGGAATCGTAAAGGCCAAAAAGAAGCCAGTTTTCGTTCCGTTCACTTATCCTGAGGATTACGTGGAAGTTCACGGCACAAGAAGGCGCTTTGGAAGGCTTCTCGCGAAGGACTTCGTTCTGCTCGAACACTCGCCGTTAAGGCAGAGGCCCAGGTGCCGGCACTTCGGGAAGTGCGGTGGCTGTCTCTGGCAGGGGCTGAAATACAAGGTTCAACTCGAACTTAAGGGTGAACTTTTCGAGCGAATCACGGGGATAAACGCACCCATTAAAGGCTCACCAAAAATCTGGGGATTCAGGAACGTCAGCAACTTTATGGTAAGCAACGAAGGAGTCGGCCTCAAGGAGTACGGCAACCCCCTCGGAGTCGTCGATTTAAGGGAGTGCCCTGTGTTTTCAAAGAGAACGCCGGAATACCTCCGCGCTCTTAGGGACTTCTTGGTAGAAACGGACCTTAAACCGTGGAACCTGAGACAAAGGAAGGGTGACGTTCACTACCTCCAGGTGAGGGAGGGAAAGTTCACGAGTGAAATCATGGTCAATCTGATTGCTCACGTCGAACCTTCGGGGGACGTTTTGGAGGCTTTCACGGACTACTTTTCCTTCGCTACCTCCCTCTACTGGAGCATGAAGGCAGATGAGAGGGACGACCCCCGCGGTGAAGCGGAGCTCATATCCGGGAAGCCCTTCATTAGGGAGAGAATTGGAGACGTTGTTTATCTGATTCACCCGAATAGCTTTTTCCAGACCAACAGCTATGCTTTACAGCTCCTCCTCGGGGCCGTTGAGGGCTTTGCAGATGGGGAGAATGTCCTTGACCTTTATTCTGGCGTTGGGACGTTTGGAGTTTATTTGGCAAAGAGGGGTTTTACAGTTGAGGGTGTGGAAATCAACCCCTTCGCCGTTGAGATGGCCAACCAAAACGCCCGGATAAACGGTGTTAGTGCAACTTTTAAGGTAGGAAGAGCCGAGGAGACGCCAATAGGGGACTATGACACTGTAATCGTTGACCCGCCGAGAAAAGGACTCAAAGAAGTTTCAGAGCTCCTTGTGAAAAGCGAGGTTGAGAAGGTCATCTACGTCTCCTGCAA encodes:
- a CDS encoding immunoglobulin-like domain-containing protein — translated: MKRIIFVVLIIAGLIAGYLMFFNGPAKASPPEEIPIKLSLDKEQYSPTDTMILTITNNGNETVTLGYSFELYREDNGQWTKVKVDLMFIQSVVQLEPGKSWSQKIDLAKLRLSPGHYKIVKKISTKDKTFSVSAEFYIKE
- the glyA gene encoding serine hydroxymethyltransferase, which gives rise to MSYREYRDKVLNFIEDHEHWRAHTINLIASENVTSPTVTRAVASGFMHKYAEGWPKQRYYQGCKYVDEVELIGVELFTKLFQSDFADLRPISGTNANQAVFFGLTQPGDKAIVLHTSHGGHISHMPFGAAGMRGLEVHTWPFDNEEFNIDVDKAEKLIRELEPKIVVFGGSLFPFPHPVKELAPVAKEVGAYVMYDGAHVLGLIAGKQFQDPLREGADIITASTHKTFPGPQGGVIIYKRFGETEEIAKLQWAIFPGVLSNHHLHHMAGKTLTAAEMLEYGEKYARQIIKNAKALAEALAEEGFKVIGEDKGYTESHQVIVDVSDLHPSAGGWAAPLLEEAGIILNKNLLPWDPLEKVNEPSGLRIGVQEMTRVGMFEDDMKEIAHFMKRVLIDKEDPKKVRRDVYGFRAEFQKVYYSFDHGLPLKE
- the rlmD gene encoding 23S rRNA (uracil(1939)-C(5))-methyltransferase RlmD, with product MIAGRVEGLSDDGLGIVKAKKKPVFVPFTYPEDYVEVHGTRRRFGRLLAKDFVLLEHSPLRQRPRCRHFGKCGGCLWQGLKYKVQLELKGELFERITGINAPIKGSPKIWGFRNVSNFMVSNEGVGLKEYGNPLGVVDLRECPVFSKRTPEYLRALRDFLVETDLKPWNLRQRKGDVHYLQVREGKFTSEIMVNLIAHVEPSGDVLEAFTDYFSFATSLYWSMKADERDDPRGEAELISGKPFIRERIGDVVYLIHPNSFFQTNSYALQLLLGAVEGFADGENVLDLYSGVGTFGVYLAKRGFTVEGVEINPFAVEMANQNARINGVSATFKVGRAEETPIGDYDTVIVDPPRKGLKEVSELLVKSEVEKVIYVSCNPKAFKLDYERHLKKTYRVENAVLIDMFPHTPHVEAVVELVRKR